Proteins co-encoded in one Malus domestica chromosome 09, GDT2T_hap1 genomic window:
- the LOC139187815 gene encoding uncharacterized protein: MKAKRLLSKGCQGYLAHVVLNDDTPSSVEDVRVVRYFPDVFPEDLPGLPPVRDVKFVIDFLPSMNPISLTPYRMAPAKLRELKVPLQELVDKEVGERVLVGPEIVDVTTQNVQVIKYNLKAAQDRQKSLADKQTTDRKYNEGDWVFLKLSPWKGVVRFGKKGKLSARYLGPYMIIERVVEVAYRLELPPKLCKVHNVFHVSMLRHYVSNPSRVIPPQPLEINPDLTYDEEPVTLLDWKDKELRNKTVRLVKVLWRNHSVEEATWETKDRMRKMYPRLFYDY, from the exons ATGAAAGCAAAAAGATTGTTGtcaaaaggttgtcagggatatttggctcatgtggtaTTGAACGATGATactcctagtagtgtggaggatgttcgtgtggTCAGATATTTTCCAGATGTATTCCCTGAagatttgcctggattgccgccagTTAGAGATGTGAAGTTTGTTATTGATTTTCTTCCAAGTATGAATCCTATATCCttaactccttatagaatggctcctgctaaattaagggaattgaaagttccgttgcaagagttagtggataaag aggttggcgaaagagttttagtgggccctgagattgtagatgtgactactcaaaatgttcaagtAATTAAGTATAACTTGAAAGCggcccaagatcgacaaaagagcttagcagatAAGCAGACCACTGATCGAAAGTATAATgaaggtgattgggtatttctgaagctatcaccttggaaaggtgttgtacgatttggaaagaaaggaaagttgagtGCTAGGTACcttggaccatatatgatcatcGAACGAGTCGttgaggttgcttacaggcttgagttgcctccaaaGTTGTGCAAAGTGCacaatgtgtttcatgtttcgatgcttcgacattatgtttcaaaTCCTTCAcgtgtgattcctcctcaacctttggaaattaatccggatttaacgtatgatgaggaaccagtgactcttttagattggaaggataaggaactaaggaataagacagtgcGTTTGGTAAAAgtgttatggagaaatcattcagtggaagaagctacttgggagacaaagGATCGTATGAGAAAGATGTATCCacgcttgttttatgattattag